In Clostridium sp. SY8519, one genomic interval encodes:
- a CDS encoding ribosomal-processing cysteine protease Prp — protein sequence MISVAVSDCEVIVSGHAGYAPPGNDIICAAVSALTQSLASSLEALTEAKQIQRLIPVMSVSNTRIYWSLDGFWWILFLSAFAELRTSIRNISGSINRKAWPGLEANKS from the coding sequence ATGATAAGCGTAGCCGTATCAGACTGTGAAGTCATAGTTTCCGGGCATGCCGGATACGCCCCACCGGGGAATGATATTATCTGTGCTGCCGTGTCAGCATTAACCCAGTCCCTGGCGTCTTCCCTGGAAGCGCTGACCGAGGCAAAACAAATACAGAGATTGATACCGGTTATGTCCGTATCGAATACGAGAATCTATTGGAGCCTGGACGGCTTCTGGTGGATTCTTTTTTTATCGGCATTTGCGGAATTGAGAACGAGTATCCGGAATATATCCGGATCGATTAACCGGAAGGCATGGCCAGGCTTGGAAGCCAATAAAAGCTAA
- a CDS encoding YjcQ family protein: MARNDLHVLVYRILSYLYQQLKDGTEIDESKIDEHALNIPHSYWIYIFDELQSAKYTKGYTIVNVNGGRKRLEHLDRAVITLRGVEYLTSDQLMIKVKNES; the protein is encoded by the coding sequence ATGGCAAGAAATGATTTACACGTTCTTGTGTACAGGATACTAAGTTATCTATATCAGCAGCTGAAAGACGGCACTGAGATAGACGAATCAAAGATTGATGAACACGCACTTAATATTCCTCATTCTTATTGGATATATATTTTTGATGAACTTCAGAGCGCCAAATATACCAAAGGATATACTATTGTTAATGTAAATGGCGGCAGAAAGAGACTTGAGCATCTGGATCGTGCGGTTATTACTCTTCGCGGGGTGGAATATCTTACCTCTGACCAGCTCATGATAAAGGTAAAAAACGAAAGTTAA
- a CDS encoding YjcQ family protein, whose protein sequence is MIDQGFISGIEYTPTKDGILFSNLENALITFNGVEYLFDNSLMQKLKRTLKDVKGILPGI, encoded by the coding sequence ATGATCGACCAGGGATTTATTTCCGGCATTGAATATACCCCGACAAAAGACGGAATTCTGTTTTCAAATTTGGAAAATGCGTTGATTACGTTTAACGGTGTAGAATATTTATTTGATAACAGTTTAATGCAGAAGTTAAAAAGAACTTTGAAAGATGTAAAGGGTATTTTACCTGGAATCTAA
- a CDS encoding YjcQ family protein, protein MAKNDMFVIIYQVLKYMYDCLKAGEKVEAVRLTADAYMIPENYWGYIY, encoded by the coding sequence ATGGCAAAAAATGACATGTTTGTAATTATCTATCAGGTATTAAAATACATGTATGATTGCTTGAAAGCCGGAGAAAAAGTAGAGGCGGTAAGGCTTACTGCTGATGCATATATGATTCCAGAAAACTACTGGGGATATATATATTGA
- a CDS encoding YjcQ family protein, with the protein MIYRILRYIDICLKSGKTPTKEDILRDCQLYKLSESYADALLEEVSDDGYVKGISIVSTKDGGVVIVHDNVRIRLTGRNYLTEVENK; encoded by the coding sequence ATGATTTACCGAATCCTTCGGTATATAGATATTTGTTTGAAATCCGGTAAGACTCCGACGAAAGAGGATATTCTGCGGGACTGCCAGCTGTATAAGCTCTCAGAAAGTTACGCCGATGCGTTATTAGAAGAAGTGTCAGATGATGGCTATGTAAAAGGAATATCCATCGTATCTACAAAAGATGGTGGCGTCGTTATTGTTCATGACAACGTGCGGATCAGATTAACCGGGCGGAATTATCTGACAGAAGTCGAAAATAAATGA
- a CDS encoding YjcQ family protein, with protein sequence MNPKPGGYAIAKDNYFRIVYAILTELYAAARAGEKVQLAHISPERFHIDESYWLDIMCNQVDSGRIKGFKYMNIKTGRAVISLDDIGITECSIEFLMENSMMKKVVEALKIAKDILPGISILTPSIKSAYKFIYIPPAYAGGIFMRKNEEADR encoded by the coding sequence ATGAATCCGAAACCCGGAGGTTATGCGATAGCAAAAGATAATTATTTCCGAATTGTGTATGCAATTTTAACAGAGCTATATGCTGCGGCAAGGGCAGGAGAGAAAGTTCAGCTTGCTCATATCAGCCCTGAGCGGTTTCATATTGATGAAAGCTATTGGCTGGACATTATGTGCAATCAAGTGGATAGCGGACGAATCAAAGGGTTTAAATACATGAATATAAAGACGGGACGTGCGGTAATATCATTAGATGATATCGGAATCACGGAATGCAGCATTGAGTTTTTGATGGAAAATTCCATGATGAAAAAGGTAGTTGAAGCGTTAAAAATTGCTAAAGATATCCTGCCGGGTATCTCGATATTAACGCCGTCTATTAAGTCTGCATATAAGTTTATATACATACCACCAGCTTATGCTGGTGGTATTTTTATGCGAAAAAATGAGGAGGCAGACAGATGA
- a CDS encoding minor capsid protein produces MLKADFAKQLEIGLIQGKHPTVLARDLRKTWDVSQYQALRLMRTELARVQIDAQMQSYDNAGVTEYTYITCGFGDACPVCRALDGQHFKMADMLPGENAPPMHPNCHCSTSAYMDCSSVEWLKDNEIKSSGGVYGAYNDKNDPDYRKREKIGRDLYTEITNRKKSFEIRAVSKNSGLSIDEVSRIYDHMFVRKHLLSNGTKVSKFDPDYYMAHSWIRVREGKNIQAHDLTMLYHELEEGKIMGESLEVKYEMAHNKAQKKFNYAKELQEYLKTHDA; encoded by the coding sequence TTGCTAAAAGCAGATTTTGCCAAACAGTTAGAGATTGGTCTGATCCAAGGCAAGCATCCGACAGTGCTGGCCAGAGACCTTAGAAAGACCTGGGACGTCTCGCAGTACCAGGCGCTGCGCTTAATGCGTACAGAGCTTGCCCGGGTGCAGATAGACGCACAGATGCAGTCCTACGATAACGCGGGCGTTACAGAATACACTTATATCACCTGTGGTTTTGGTGATGCCTGCCCCGTCTGCCGGGCGCTGGACGGTCAGCACTTTAAGATGGCGGACATGCTTCCGGGTGAAAACGCCCCGCCGATGCATCCGAACTGTCACTGCAGCACATCCGCCTACATGGATTGTAGCAGTGTGGAGTGGTTGAAGGATAATGAGATAAAATCGTCCGGGGGTGTATATGGTGCTTATAACGATAAAAACGATCCAGATTATCGTAAAAGAGAAAAAATAGGCAGAGATTTATATACTGAAATTACGAATCGAAAGAAGAGTTTTGAAATCAGAGCGGTTTCAAAGAATAGTGGCTTATCAATCGATGAAGTTAGCAGAATATATGATCATATGTTTGTCCGAAAGCATTTGTTATCAAATGGTACAAAAGTATCAAAATTCGATCCTGACTACTACATGGCGCATTCGTGGATACGAGTTAGAGAAGGCAAAAATATTCAAGCGCATGATCTTACCATGCTGTATCACGAATTGGAAGAAGGAAAAATTATGGGTGAGAGTCTTGAAGTTAAATATGAAATGGCGCATAATAAAGCCCAGAAGAAGTTCAATTATGCGAAAGAGTTGCAAGAGTATTTGAAAACACATGACGCATAG
- a CDS encoding phage scaffolding protein: MNFEELVQSIQLTEEQISAITSGMQENGIFLSAEENIDLRYHKLKEEKDSLSGQVSTLTKTVNDLKKNNQDNEELQTTIQTLQETLKQQQEDSRNAAKAYELKDALKGKGVLDADYLIYKAGGLEHFNFDAENHPIGLDEMLAPYRKDAAMAHLFQTEPNKPAYHPNGGNGGAGVRNPFAKETRNLTEQGKMLRENPEQARAMAAAAGVKL, translated from the coding sequence ATGAACTTTGAAGAACTAGTGCAGTCCATCCAGCTGACCGAGGAGCAGATCAGCGCAATCACTTCCGGCATGCAGGAGAATGGCATCTTCCTTTCAGCGGAGGAAAACATTGACCTCCGTTACCATAAACTGAAGGAAGAGAAAGACAGCTTAAGCGGTCAGGTCAGCACCCTGACCAAAACCGTCAATGACTTAAAGAAGAACAACCAGGACAATGAGGAGCTGCAGACAACCATCCAGACGCTGCAGGAGACACTGAAACAGCAGCAGGAAGACAGCCGGAACGCGGCAAAGGCCTATGAACTGAAGGATGCCTTAAAGGGCAAAGGGGTGCTTGACGCGGATTACCTGATTTATAAGGCGGGCGGCCTGGAGCATTTCAACTTCGATGCGGAGAACCACCCGATCGGGCTGGATGAGATGCTTGCACCATACCGCAAGGATGCCGCTATGGCACATCTGTTCCAGACAGAGCCGAACAAACCGGCGTACCATCCAAACGGCGGAAACGGCGGCGCAGGTGTCCGGAACCCGTTTGCCAAAGAAACAAGGAACCTGACGGAGCAGGGAAAGATGCTGCGTGAGAATCCGGAGCAGGCCCGCGCAATGGCAGCGGCCGCCGGTGTAAAGCTGTAA
- a CDS encoding IS110 family transposase gives MIYVGIDVAKLNHFASAISSDGEELIKPFKFTNDADGFQLLSSHLDFLPDDSFIIGLESTAHYGDNLVHYLVNNGHKVCVINPIQTSTLRKNNIRKTKTDKVDTYIIAKALMLQQSHRFVTIDDINLMDLKALGRFRQKSLKQRTRLKIQLKAYVDETFPELQYFFKSGLHQKAVYALLKEAPSAKDVASMHLTHLTHLLEVASHGHFKKETASQLRVLARKSVGSPDSALSIQVVHAIEQMELLDSQIGHVEAEMTDIVKYLDSVIMTIPGIGYINGGMILGEIGDIRRFPGPKQLLAFAGLDPSVYQSGNFQAKRTRMSKRGSKVLRYALMHAAHNVVKNNSTFKAYYDAKMAEGRTHYNALGHCADKLVRIIYKMLTDKVEFNLA, from the coding sequence ATGATCTATGTTGGCATTGACGTTGCCAAACTTAACCACTTTGCCTCTGCCATATCTTCAGATGGCGAAGAACTCATCAAGCCGTTTAAATTCACAAATGACGCTGATGGCTTCCAATTGCTGTCCTCTCATCTGGATTTCCTTCCGGATGACAGCTTCATCATCGGTCTTGAGTCAACGGCCCACTACGGCGACAACCTTGTTCATTACCTTGTTAATAACGGTCATAAGGTCTGTGTCATCAACCCGATCCAGACCTCGACCCTCCGGAAGAACAACATCCGGAAGACCAAAACGGATAAGGTTGACACTTACATCATTGCGAAAGCTCTTATGTTGCAGCAGTCTCATCGGTTCGTTACGATTGATGACATCAACCTGATGGACCTGAAGGCTCTTGGCCGCTTCCGCCAGAAGTCACTCAAACAGCGCACCCGGCTGAAGATCCAGCTGAAAGCCTATGTGGATGAGACCTTCCCGGAATTGCAGTACTTCTTCAAATCCGGGCTGCATCAAAAAGCTGTGTACGCACTGTTGAAGGAAGCCCCTTCCGCTAAGGATGTTGCTTCCATGCACCTGACCCATCTGACTCATCTCCTTGAGGTTGCTTCCCACGGCCACTTTAAGAAGGAGACAGCCAGTCAGTTAAGAGTTCTGGCACGGAAGTCTGTCGGTTCCCCTGACAGTGCTTTATCTATCCAGGTAGTCCACGCCATAGAGCAGATGGAACTCCTTGATAGCCAGATCGGCCACGTTGAAGCTGAGATGACAGATATCGTGAAGTATCTCGATTCTGTGATCATGACCATTCCCGGCATTGGTTACATCAACGGCGGGATGATCCTCGGAGAAATCGGCGACATTCGTCGTTTTCCCGGACCTAAGCAGCTACTTGCATTCGCAGGTCTGGATCCGTCTGTTTATCAGTCAGGCAACTTCCAGGCCAAGCGTACCAGGATGTCAAAGCGGGGATCTAAAGTCCTTCGCTATGCTCTGATGCATGCTGCACACAACGTGGTTAAGAACAACTCCACCTTCAAGGCTTATTACGATGCCAAGATGGCGGAAGGCCGGACTCATTACAATGCCCTTGGGCACTGTGCCGACAAACTCGTCAGAATCATCTACAAGATGCTCACTGACAAGGTTGAATTTAATCTCGCTTAA
- a CDS encoding FAD-dependent oxidoreductase, with translation MIKNRTIRNSMGTYLSNPVDCSVTPNNIKAAAEASDGGLMIEAAAPSYKQDIWNLIEYYKTQLKKYDIPVIMEEASAETIKDGGYDAAIVAIGGKPRMVNVSGIDDEIVCHALDVIGGGITGAETALELAEAGKKVTIVEMMDQFLGVFSAVVPAYLQAVHEAGIKVITGMRLERVEDHMAVIVDRFGNHKELPADGIVISAGFIPQTELADQLEEETEKVHDLAYLSAATGHEFALFRGKKEDILCHGTIYSCDPQKN, from the coding sequence ATGATTAAAAACCGGACGATCCGTAACTCCATGGGAACGTATCTGAGTAACCCGGTTGATTGTTCTGTAACACCGAATAATATCAAAGCGGCGGCAGAAGCATCTGATGGCGGACTTATGATTGAAGCGGCAGCGCCATCCTATAAGCAGGATATCTGGAATCTGATCGAATACTATAAAACACAGCTGAAAAAATATGATATTCCGGTCATTATGGAGGAAGCATCTGCAGAAACCATCAAAGACGGCGGATATGATGCAGCGATCGTAGCGATCGGTGGGAAGCCGCGAATGGTGAATGTTTCCGGTATCGATGATGAAATCGTATGTCATGCACTGGATGTGATCGGCGGCGGGATCACAGGTGCAGAAACAGCACTTGAGTTGGCGGAAGCAGGAAAAAAGGTTACGATCGTAGAAATGATGGATCAGTTCCTTGGCGTATTCAGTGCAGTCGTTCCGGCTTATCTGCAGGCCGTGCATGAAGCCGGCATCAAAGTGATTACCGGAATGCGCCTGGAACGGGTAGAAGATCATATGGCAGTGATCGTAGACCGTTTTGGCAATCATAAGGAACTGCCGGCAGACGGCATTGTGATCTCAGCAGGATTTATTCCGCAAACAGAACTGGCAGATCAGCTTGAGGAAGAAACCGAGAAGGTGCATGATCTTGCATACCTTTCGGCAGCAACAGGACATGAATTTGCACTTTTCAGAGGTAAAAAGGAAGATATTTTATGTCATGGAACTATATATTCTTGCGACCCACAAAAAAATTAG
- a CDS encoding MFS transporter, whose product MEKTKSSGVFGPKQIGMIIFTGALMLLSACFVGGQNNTVLPVISELRGWDINLLNIVSGFASLLDGIGIIIFAGLSRKNAKATAGVALVVMAICLVIYGRTTSLGLFLALMFIMGAASGCFSSTCAMTLTANWWPTKKGVVLGFSTIGVVLMQIVYVPVMPVLYTKIGVPNTQIVLAIITLIIALISFFIIKDTPEEAGTTPDGLEGVELEEAKEITKALHEYKSPYTLGKLAKDPSNWTQAIGTMIPLLVAMTFIASTIPILISYGYTPGFASMVFAIGGILCIIGSVAFGFIDQKLGTKKAFIIYIFFMILAIILAMFMRNSVICVWLAAMILFAANGSARNLIPSFVGTRYGRWDYPAAYAMIGTIAMLGGGLGIMLTGIFKNPIRMYTFDLIMLVISLILTILTKDTFIGKKDEFVE is encoded by the coding sequence ATGGAAAAAACAAAGAGTAGTGGTGTATTCGGGCCAAAACAGATTGGTATGATCATCTTTACCGGAGCATTGATGCTTCTGTCTGCCTGCTTTGTCGGCGGCCAGAACAACACGGTACTTCCGGTCATCTCCGAATTGAGGGGATGGGACATCAATCTGCTGAACATCGTTTCAGGTTTTGCATCTTTGCTGGATGGTATCGGTATCATCATTTTCGCAGGTCTTTCCAGAAAGAACGCGAAAGCAACAGCAGGCGTTGCACTTGTCGTTATGGCGATCTGTCTGGTCATCTACGGCAGAACAACAAGTCTGGGACTGTTCCTGGCTCTGATGTTCATCATGGGTGCGGCATCCGGATGTTTTTCGTCCACATGTGCGATGACGCTGACAGCAAACTGGTGGCCGACCAAGAAAGGTGTTGTCCTTGGATTCTCAACCATCGGTGTTGTGCTGATGCAGATCGTTTACGTTCCGGTTATGCCGGTTCTGTATACTAAGATCGGTGTTCCGAACACACAGATCGTATTGGCGATCATAACGCTTATTATCGCGCTGATCAGCTTCTTTATCATCAAGGATACACCGGAAGAAGCCGGAACCACTCCGGATGGTCTGGAAGGTGTCGAGCTTGAAGAGGCAAAAGAAATCACAAAGGCACTGCACGAATACAAGAGCCCGTATACACTGGGTAAACTCGCAAAAGATCCGAGTAACTGGACACAGGCAATCGGTACAATGATCCCGCTGCTGGTAGCGATGACATTTATCGCCAGCACGATTCCGATCCTGATCTCATACGGATATACACCGGGATTCGCATCAATGGTATTCGCGATTGGTGGTATCCTCTGCATCATCGGTTCGGTAGCGTTTGGTTTTATCGATCAGAAGCTTGGAACGAAAAAAGCATTTATCATTTACATCTTCTTCATGATTCTTGCGATCATCCTTGCAATGTTTATGAGAAATTCTGTCATCTGTGTATGGCTGGCGGCAATGATCCTGTTTGCGGCAAACGGTTCTGCACGTAACCTGATCCCGTCCTTCGTTGGTACGAGATATGGTCGTTGGGATTATCCTGCTGCATACGCTATGATCGGTACGATTGCTATGCTTGGCGGTGGTCTGGGTATCATGCTGACCGGTATTTTCAAGAACCCGATCCGGATGTATACATTTGACCTGATCATGCTGGTTATTTCTCTGATCCTTACAATCTTAACAAAAGATACCTTTATCGGTAAAAAGGATGAGTTTGTTGAATAA
- a CDS encoding iron hydrogenase small subunit, translated as MDAIEYWAVRGMKGIKAASVEINGMNINVAVASGLANANQLLTSIKNGEADDQFVEIMACLGGCVNGGGQPHQLAQIRMVTNVPAARAEALYGNDQKAKVRKSHENPAIIKLYDEYLGKPGSARAHELLHTTYKSR; from the coding sequence GTGGATGCAATCGAATATTGGGCTGTCCGTGGCATGAAAGGCATCAAAGCGGCTTCTGTCGAGATCAACGGCATGAACATCAACGTAGCCGTTGCATCCGGTCTGGCAAACGCAAATCAGCTGCTGACATCAATTAAAAATGGTGAGGCGGATGATCAGTTTGTGGAGATCATGGCCTGCCTGGGTGGGTGTGTCAATGGCGGCGGGCAGCCGCACCAGCTGGCGCAGATCAGAATGGTGACTAATGTTCCTGCAGCGCGTGCAGAGGCATTGTATGGCAATGATCAAAAGGCAAAGGTCCGCAAATCTCATGAGAACCCTGCAATCATTAAGCTGTATGACGAGTACCTCGGAAAACCGGGAAGCGCGCGTGCGCATGAACTGCTTCATACAACCTATAAATCAAGATAA
- a CDS encoding [Fe-Fe] hydrogenase large subunit C-terminal domain-containing protein, translating into MKIPSLYYLKGVPDVDIVITTNELAKLINDREVRFEATHHNAKYDEPLGAEPAQQSSLERPAASWRLHFGLRLILWQVSRWMQSNIGLSVA; encoded by the coding sequence ATGAAAATCCCGTCTTTATACTATCTGAAAGGCGTGCCGGATGTGGATATCGTTATCACAACGAATGAACTGGCAAAACTGATCAATGACCGTGAAGTCCGGTTCGAAGCAACACATCATAATGCAAAATACGACGAACCGCTTGGAGCGGAACCGGCGCAGCAGTCATCTTTGGAGCGACCGGCGGCGTCATGGAGGCTGCACTTCGGACTGCGGCTGATACTTTGGCAGGTAAGCCGGTGGATGCAATCGAATATTGGGCTGTCCGTGGCATGA
- the buk gene encoding butyrate kinase yields the protein MKEFTVLTINPGSSSTKYGLVKGENVLLDETVDHDRSEFADCKTFADQKPIRVRLIKEALEAKNVDLKEVDAVVGRGVGLYACEGGTYEIDDLVLDHATRDVAEIHHPATLGIQIAKEIADELNVPAFYVNPMPVDELCDEARMTGVKGLYRTARSHPLNQKQVAIHHSEVVGKKYEDCNYVILHMGGGISITAHKKGRMVDTSRAGDAQGAICPNRSGDLCVADVANLLKRGYTFDDIYELASNRGGLVDLLGTDDVRKVKEMIANGDQFAKLCYDAMIYTIIKWTAMMAGAMYGEVDGILLTGGMAFDEELVDRIKKGCEWIAPVYVYAGSFETEGMASGAIRVLSGQEQAKKYTGKPVWDGFDFVS from the coding sequence ATGAAAGAATTTACAGTATTGACCATTAATCCGGGTTCAAGCAGCACAAAATACGGACTGGTAAAGGGCGAAAACGTTCTGTTGGACGAGACAGTAGATCATGACAGAAGTGAGTTTGCAGATTGTAAAACTTTTGCGGATCAGAAGCCGATCCGTGTCCGCCTGATTAAGGAGGCGTTGGAAGCAAAAAACGTTGATCTGAAGGAAGTAGATGCCGTTGTCGGCCGCGGCGTTGGTCTCTATGCATGCGAAGGCGGTACCTATGAAATCGATGATCTTGTACTGGACCATGCAACACGCGATGTGGCTGAGATCCATCATCCGGCTACACTTGGTATCCAGATCGCAAAAGAGATCGCGGACGAGTTAAATGTACCGGCATTTTACGTCAATCCGATGCCTGTTGATGAACTTTGCGATGAAGCACGTATGACTGGTGTTAAGGGCTTATATCGTACAGCCCGTTCCCATCCGTTGAACCAGAAACAGGTTGCGATCCATCACAGCGAGGTCGTCGGTAAAAAATACGAAGACTGTAATTATGTCATCCTTCATATGGGAGGCGGCATCAGTATCACGGCACACAAAAAGGGAAGAATGGTAGACACCTCCCGTGCCGGAGATGCACAGGGCGCAATCTGCCCGAACCGTTCCGGTGATCTGTGTGTGGCTGATGTTGCAAATCTTCTGAAACGCGGCTATACATTTGATGATATCTATGAGCTGGCATCAAACCGCGGCGGTCTTGTAGATCTGCTGGGCACTGACGATGTTCGTAAAGTGAAAGAGATGATCGCGAATGGTGATCAGTTTGCCAAGCTTTGCTATGATGCGATGATTTATACCATTATCAAGTGGACAGCTATGATGGCAGGTGCTATGTACGGCGAAGTAGATGGCATTCTTCTGACCGGCGGAATGGCTTTTGATGAAGAACTGGTTGACCGCATCAAAAAAGGATGTGAGTGGATCGCACCGGTATATGTATATGCGGGAAGCTTCGAAACAGAAGGTATGGCTTCCGGTGCCATTCGTGTTCTCTCCGGACAGGAACAGGCGAAAAAATATACCGGCAAACCGGTTTGGGACGGATTTGATTTCGTGTCATAA
- a CDS encoding phosphate acyltransferase, with translation MFIDTIYEQAKANLQTIALPESTNPVILKAAAKAQKDGLANVVLIGDPAEIQAKAAEVGADIAAVKIIDINDEAYKNELLDRYAESPNKVMGRKFVEKRAGNPVYYACLMEAVGEVDCTMAGIDTTTYEFVLAANSIIGMIPGVASASGLQILELDDFHGEKNKLIGCTDGAINIEPTVEQHAGIAIASCETFKAVTGIEPRCAFLSYSTDGSGGMSAPVKKVRDAVALAQELRPDLKIDGEFQTDAALIKEIGEKKVKRPSEVAGKANILVFPDAAGCNIGGKLIQFTANCKSYGPLYQGFRLPILDCSRGMNEELAYDNIAFLCVQAANSKN, from the coding sequence ATGTTTATTGATACGATTTACGAACAGGCAAAAGCAAATCTTCAGACGATCGCACTTCCGGAGAGCACCAATCCGGTCATTTTAAAAGCAGCAGCAAAAGCACAGAAAGATGGGCTGGCAAATGTTGTGCTGATCGGTGATCCGGCAGAGATTCAGGCAAAAGCAGCAGAAGTAGGAGCTGATATTGCTGCTGTAAAGATCATTGATATCAATGACGAAGCTTATAAGAATGAGCTGCTTGATCGTTATGCGGAATCTCCGAATAAAGTCATGGGCAGAAAGTTCGTTGAAAAGCGTGCGGGCAATCCGGTTTACTATGCCTGCCTGATGGAGGCAGTTGGTGAAGTAGACTGCACAATGGCTGGTATCGACACAACGACATATGAATTTGTTCTTGCTGCAAACAGTATCATCGGCATGATCCCGGGCGTTGCAAGCGCATCCGGCCTTCAGATCCTGGAGCTTGATGATTTCCATGGCGAGAAAAATAAGCTGATCGGCTGCACAGACGGTGCGATCAATATTGAGCCGACCGTAGAGCAGCATGCAGGTATCGCGATCGCTTCCTGCGAGACATTCAAAGCCGTAACAGGCATTGAGCCAAGATGTGCGTTCCTGTCCTATTCAACAGACGGGTCCGGCGGTATGAGTGCACCGGTCAAAAAGGTACGTGACGCAGTAGCTCTTGCACAGGAGCTTCGTCCGGATCTGAAGATTGACGGAGAGTTCCAGACTGACGCTGCACTGATCAAAGAGATCGGTGAGAAGAAGGTAAAACGTCCGAGTGAAGTGGCAGGCAAAGCAAATATCCTGGTATTCCCGGATGCGGCGGGCTGCAACATCGGCGGAAAGCTGATCCAGTTTACCGCAAACTGCAAGTCCTACGGACCGCTCTACCAGGGCTTCCGTCTTCCGATCCTTGACTGCTCACGCGGTATGAATGAAGAACTGGCATATGATAATATCGCGTTCCTGTGTGTACAGGCAGCAAACAGCAAGAATTAA